The nucleotide sequence TTGCAAAATGATATTTATGGAGGTACAAGAAACTTAATTGAAGAACAATTTGGTAGATATAATATTGAATATAGCTTTACAAAAGGTATACATGTTGATGATTTTAAAAAATGTATACAGCCTAATACTAAGATGATATATATTGAAACGCCTTCAAACCCTTTACTAAAGTTAGTAGATATAGAAGCTATTGCTAACTTATCTAGAGCAAATGGTATATTATCAGTTATTGATAATACATTTGCGACGCCAATAATTCAAAAACCAATTGATTTTGGGATTGATATTGTGCTGCATAGCGCAACAAAATACTTTGGAGGTCATAGCGATATTAGTGCTGGAGCAGTAGCAACTTCTCAAGATAACATTGATGCTATTTGGAATTTAGCTAAAAACCTTGGAGGTAATTTAAGTGACTTTATGGTTTGGATGTTGGAGCGTAGCATGAAAACGTTAAATGTTCGTGTAAAAGCGCAACAAAAAAATGCTAAGAAAATAGCAAAAATCCTCAATAAGAATAAGGCAATTAGTCAAGTGTATTACCCTGGATTAAAGAGTCATCCAGATTACAAATTAGCAAAAAAGCAAATGAAAGGTTTTGGAGCGATGCTATCGTTTGATTTAGCTGAAGATTTGAATGCAGAAGCGTTTTTAAAATCATTGAAATTAATAAAACCTTCTATGAGTTTAGCAGGCGTGGAGAGTACCATGATTTTGCCAGTAATGACTTCGCATGCATCACTAACTCTTGAAGAGAGAAGAGCTCAAGGGATTAGTGATAGGTTAATACGTTTTTCAGTTGGATTGGAAGAAGTTGATGATTTAATGGAAGATATCGAACAAGCGTTAGCTAGAATTAGGAATTAGGAATGATTAATTAAGAATATGAAAAGTGATAATGTAGTTCAAGTTAAAAGTTATGCATTTGCAATCAAAATTGTAAAGCTTTATAAACACCTCAGTGAGGATAAAAAAGAATACACATTATCAAAGCAATTATTAAGGTCAGCTACCTCTGTTGGAGCTAATATTGAAGAAGCGATTGGAGGACAATCACGAAAAGACTTTTATGCTAAACTTACAATTGCTTATAAAG is from Pontimicrobium sp. SW4 and encodes:
- a CDS encoding aminotransferase class I/II-fold pyridoxal phosphate-dependent enzyme, giving the protein MKSKNLGENTTCTHTGEVKDITFKGAVSPIYMSSSYEFMDVDIKRYPRYFNTPNQEYLAKKIAALEKAESAMIFSSGMAAISTALLAFLSSGDHIILQNDIYGGTRNLIEEQFGRYNIEYSFTKGIHVDDFKKCIQPNTKMIYIETPSNPLLKLVDIEAIANLSRANGILSVIDNTFATPIIQKPIDFGIDIVLHSATKYFGGHSDISAGAVATSQDNIDAIWNLAKNLGGNLSDFMVWMLERSMKTLNVRVKAQQKNAKKIAKILNKNKAISQVYYPGLKSHPDYKLAKKQMKGFGAMLSFDLAEDLNAEAFLKSLKLIKPSMSLAGVESTMILPVMTSHASLTLEERRAQGISDRLIRFSVGLEEVDDLMEDIEQALARIRN
- a CDS encoding four helix bundle protein; its protein translation is MKSDNVVQVKSYAFAIKIVKLYKHLSEDKKEYTLSKQLLRSATSVGANIEEAIGGQSRKDFYAKLTIAYKEARETKYWLRLLTDTDFLTKKQSLPLLEDIEELLRIIGSIQKTIRNS